DNA sequence from the Actinomycetota bacterium genome:
GCGGCCCTGCCGGGCAGTGGATTCTGTAACGGACGACCCCATACGGTGTCATGACCTCGAGGACGTTCGCGACACGGAAGGGTTTCGGTGACGCCGGAAAGAGTGGAGGAGGTCTACCGGCAGTACCGTCCTGCCCTGGAGGCTGCGGCGGCGCGCGTCCTTCGCGACTCAGAGGAGGCGCGGGACGTGGTCGCCGAAACCTTCGTGGCCCTTCTGCAGCACGACCTCCGTGACGAGGGCGCCGCGGTCGGCTGGCTGTTCAAAACCGTCCGAAACCGATCCCTAAATCGTCTGAGGGACCGCCGGAGGGCACTGCGTACCGCCGCCTCGTCCCTGGAACAGCAGGACCCGGCCCCCGAGTCGGTGGAGCACCCCGTCTCAGAAGCGGTCCGCGCAGCGGCGGCGGCTCTGACGCCCCGTCAGGCGCAGGCCCTGCACCTGCGGTTCCAGCAGGGGCTTGCCTACGACGAGATCGCCGAGCGGATGCAAATCTCGGCCGGCAACGCACGGGTGATCGTCCACCGAGCGGCGCGGGCAATGCGGCGGGAAGCAGTGCGGCTGCTGGCCGAGCACCACGGGGCCGCCGCTTCATGCCGCCGGTCGCTGATCAGGAGCGCTGCCTCCGGGGAAGTCGGCCAGCACCCTGGATGTGCCGCCTGCGCAGCCGTGGCGGCCGAGGTCGAGGCGTTGTCGGCGCGCGGCGTCGTGCCGCTGCTTCCACCGGCCGTTCCCGCAAGCACGCTCCGTGCGCGTGCTCAGGAGCTGTGGGAGTCGGGCACACAAGGCGTCCGGTCGGCGCGCGAGACGCTGCGCGCCCAGCCGATCCTGGCCGCAAGGACGGCGGAGATCCTGGCTCTGGCCCTGGTAACAGGGGTTGCCGCACCCGCACCACCCCCGGTCGGCGCCCTTCCGGTGGGGGCCGGCGCTGGTGCTGTCGCCGTGGCTGCCGACGCCTCCCCGCCAGATGCAAAGCCGCCGGCGCTCCCACAGGTCGTTACGTCGCGAACTGCCGAAGCCGCGAGAGGGCCGGTGTCGGGCCTGGTCCAGCTGGGAGAGGGCACCCGTGCCTCTGACGCGACGGGGGACCAGGGATTCCGGACGCTGCTCGCTCCGCTCGGCAAGGTGCTTTCTGTCCCCGACCCGCTGGAGACCGCCCGCCGCGAGCTGGACATCCGCGGACTGTCGATCTCAGCCATGGGCGACCGCGCCGGGAGGCTGGTGTCGCTGGTGTTCTCGCTGGACCTCGAAGCTCCCCCCCAGCCCGGCTCGTACTACATGTTCGCCTGGAACTATCGCGACACCAGCTGCAATGGCGCGGTGACCGCATCGCTGAACGACGAATCCGGGATTAAATCGACTGCATCGTCCAGCTGCACCGACCACACCGACATCGTCAGGACCCACTCGGAGCCTTTAACCGAAGCACAGGCAAGGGTGCGGGGAACGACTCTGGAGATGGAGCTGACCCTCGCGTCCGCTCAGGGCGCGCTGGCCCGTGAACTGCGTCCGGGAGCGCTGCTCACGGCGCTGTACGCCACCTCGAGCGGCGGAGCCACAACGGGCTTCCAGGCCGACAGAGCCCCCGACGACCGGCTGCTCGAGTACCAGGTCCCGCCGGATTCCTCGCGGTAGAGCCTCCGATCGCGTAACAGCGGCCCTCCGCCGGTGTCCTGCATGCAGGAAGCAACACCGGACGAACGCAAGGAGGGCGAAAGTGAAAAGACTGATGGCCGCCATCGCGGTGGCCGTGTTGGTGCCTTCGGCAGCCTCGGCGGGCACAAAGGCAGACCCGGAGGTGACCGACCCAAGAGGTGACGCCTACTACGTCAGCGCGGGCGGGACCAACGCCGATTGGGCGGACATCACGGCGGTGTGGTTTGACACCCTCAACGACGACTCCGGGATCCCCACCCACCTGAGGGTTCACCTGGCCACAGTCGGCGACACGTCGGCTCCCGACCACGACGCGATGCTGCACGTCTCATGGGCACTCCAGGCGGGCCAGTCGAGTTCCTGTTGGAGCCGGTTGCTGATCGTCCTGACAGACGACGCCCCGATGGAGCTGAAGCCGTCGACCACCCTCACCTACACGTGCGACGACGACGAGAACTACTTCGAGCTCCCGGTCCTCGGCGTTCAGTTGCCGGCGCGCGAGCAATACCGGCGCCAGCTGACGGCCTCGGGCTCAGGGGCTGAGACCATCGTGACGATCCCGCTGGCGGCGTTCGACCAGGGTCGGACCAAGGGTCTGTACCGTCCGGGCGCGGTCCTCAACTACCCGAACGCCAGCTCCAACGTCCTCGCGACTGCGTTGCACGGGATGGTGGGCCTGCCCGGCGACCACACCGGCGGTTTCTGCTTCAAGGGCCCGGTCGCCATCGGGTGCCAGAGCATGATGCGCCCCTACACCATCGGCAGCTAGGTCTGGATCCGTGCGGGGTCCGGTGGGTATTGCCACCGCCGGGCCCGCGCACGGGGCCGCTGCCCCGAGGTCTTGCCCCCCTAGGCCCCCGCCGTGGCTCCCAGTGACCCGTCCACCAGTTTGGGCAGTGCCTTCTCGAGCTCCGACTGTCCCATGGCCCCCGACCACCGGGCCTTGACGAGTCCATCCGCGCCCACGAACACAATCCACGGCTCCCCCGGGAGCTTCCACTCCTGGACGGCGGGGGCGTGGTTCGGCGGCGCGCCGTTGTAGACCTCGACGTGGACGAAATGGACTCCCGCAAACGACGACTTCGCCG
Encoded proteins:
- a CDS encoding sigma-70 family RNA polymerase sigma factor; its protein translation is MTPERVEEVYRQYRPALEAAAARVLRDSEEARDVVAETFVALLQHDLRDEGAAVGWLFKTVRNRSLNRLRDRRRALRTAASSLEQQDPAPESVEHPVSEAVRAAAAALTPRQAQALHLRFQQGLAYDEIAERMQISAGNARVIVHRAARAMRREAVRLLAEHHGAAASCRRSLIRSAASGEVGQHPGCAACAAVAAEVEALSARGVVPLLPPAVPASTLRARAQELWESGTQGVRSARETLRAQPILAARTAEILALALVTGVAAPAPPPVGALPVGAGAGAVAVAADASPPDAKPPALPQVVTSRTAEAARGPVSGLVQLGEGTRASDATGDQGFRTLLAPLGKVLSVPDPLETARRELDIRGLSISAMGDRAGRLVSLVFSLDLEAPPQPGSYYMFAWNYRDTSCNGAVTASLNDESGIKSTASSSCTDHTDIVRTHSEPLTEAQARVRGTTLEMELTLASAQGALARELRPGALLTALYATSSGGATTGFQADRAPDDRLLEYQVPPDSSR